The Centroberyx gerrardi isolate f3 chromosome 12, fCenGer3.hap1.cur.20231027, whole genome shotgun sequence genome has a window encoding:
- the tap1 gene encoding antigen peptide transporter 1 — MQKMSYFSALLFVCLDVCVVHAICLAQHSPLLLSHPFITLWGGGLVRAGLLLFLTFSYPGSLPWMSSFGGLQTLGVLCFHFPVYTSLLWALGQPTVEELWGWHSRQRLLQSYGVTVVAWLYWSRYISPHLTRKTSEEPEENTGASLKRLMGYMLPYSGRFAAVLVLVVLSSYGEMAFPQYTGRVSDWITNEEMPDAFAHAITVMTLLTIASAVLEFACDLMYNTTMSRIHTSVQGLVFQAVLKQEIAFFDSTPTGEMVSRITTDTNEMSEALSEKLSLVMWYTARLGFLFYFMVSQSWKISLLTCMGLPIIWVIPELTGYFHQTISVKVQESLAKANQVATETFSCMKTVRSFANEDGETERYRQRLDDTYSLNKREAAAYAASTCANSMTTLALKVCILYYGGTLVTSGTVSSGDLVSFVLYELQFASAVEAVMRYYPEVKKAIGASEKIFEYLDRKPQVPPEGSLAPENLEGHIQFKNVKFAYPGNKDKVLKGLSLEMKPGQITALVGLNASGKTTCVKLLERFYQPEAGEILLDGKPLQCYKDQYLRDKISVVSQDCVLFARSVKENIKYGYENASDEEMYRAARLASAHRFIEELSKGYETDAGEKGGQVSGGQKQRIAIARALIRQPKILILDNATSDLDTETEYQVNQALLNDTNKCSVLLISHKMSAVEKANHIIVLNNGTVEEEGGHEELLKKGGFYAELVRKLNLGFHREEEGGKDAH; from the exons ATGCAGAAAATGAGCTACTTCAGCGCCTTGCTCTTCGTCTGCCTGGACGTGTGTGTGGTGCACGCCATCTGCCTGGCCCAGCactcgcctctcctcctctcccacccctTCATCACCTTGTGGGGCGGGGGGCTGGTCAGGGccggcctcctcctcttcctcaccttcaGCTACCCCGGGAGCCTGCCGTGGATGAGCAGCTTCGGCGGGCTCCAGACGCTGGGGGTTCTTTGCTTCCACTTCCCGGTGTACACCAGCCTTCTGTGGGCGCTGGGTCAGCCCACCGTGGAGGAGCTGTGGGGCTGGCACTCCCGGCAGAGG CTGTTACAGAGTTATGGCGTGACGGTGGTGGCCTGGCTGTACTGGAGCCGCTACATCTCACCTCATTTGACGAGGAAGACGTCTGAGGAACCCGAGGAGAACACTGGAGCCTCCCTGAAGAGACTGATGGGATACATGCTGCCGTACAGCGGCCGCTTTGCTGCTGTGCTCGTTCTCGTGGTTCTCTCCTCTTACG GTGAGATGGCTTTTCCTCAGTACACCGGTCGCGTGTCTGACTGGATCACAAATGAAGAAATGCCTGATGCATTTGCACACGCCATCACAGTCATGACGCTACTGACGATCGCCAG TGCTGTGCTTGAGTTTGCATGTGACCTCATGTACAACACCACCATGAGCCGCATCCACACATCAGTGCAGGGACTGGTCTTCCAGGCTGTGCTGAAGCAGGAGATCGCTTTCTTTGACTCCACTCCCACAG GTGAAATGGTGTCCCGCATTACCACGGACACCAACGAGATGAGCGAGGCGCTGAGCGAGAAGCTCAGTCTTGTGATGTGGTACACGGCCCGGCTTGGCTTTCTCTTTTACTTCATGGTGAGCCAGTCGTGGAAAATCTCTCTGCTCACTTGCATGGGACTGCCGATCATCTGGGTCATACCAGAGCTGACTGGATACTTCCACCAG ACTATTTCAGTAAAGGTTCAAGAGTCGCTGGCTAAAGCCAACCAAGTGGCCACAGAGACCTTCTCCTGCATGAAGACGGTGAGGAGCTTTGCCAACGAGGACGGCGAGACGGAGAGGTACAGGCAGCGGCTTGACGACACTTACAGCCTCAATAAAAGGGAAGCGGCAGCCTACGCAGCCTCCACCTGCGCCAACAGC ATGACCACTCTGGCCCTGAAGGTTTGTATTCTGTACTATGGAGGGACGCTGGTGACCAGCGGGACAGTGAGCAGTGGAGACCTGGTGTCCTTCGTCCTCTATGAGCTGCAGTTCGCCTCCGCTGTTGAG GCTGTGATGCGTTATTACCCGGAGGTGAAGAAGGCCATTGGTGCCTCTGAGAAGATCTTTGAATATTTGGATCGAAAGCCTCAAGTACCCCCAGAGGGCTCTTTGGCCCCCGAAAATCTTGAGGGACACATTCAGttcaaaaatgtcaaatttgcCTATCCTGGCAACAAAGACAAAGTGCTCAAG GGCCTGTCTCTGGAGATGAAGCCAGGCCAGATCACTGCCCTGGTGGGGCTTAACGCCTCGGGGAAGACCACCTGCGTCAAGCTGCTGGAGAGGTTTTACCAGCCCGAGGCAGGAGAGATCCTACTGGATGGAAAGCCACTGCAGTGCTACAAGGACCAGTACCTCCGCGACAAG ATCTCGGTGGTGAGCCAGGACTGCGTGCTGTTTGCTCGCTCTGTGAAGGAGAACATCAAGTACGGCTACGAGAACGCCTCCGACGAGGAGATGTACAGAGCCGCCAGGCTGGCCAGTGCCCACAGATTCATCGAGGAACTCTCTAAAGGATATGAAACAG ATGCCGGGGAGAAGGGTGGCCAGGTGTCCGGAGGCCAGAAGCAGCGCATTGCCATCGCCAGAGCTTTAATCAGGCAGCCTAAAATCTTGATACTGGACAATGCCACCAGTGACTTGGACACAGAGACTGAATATCAG GTCAATCAAGCTTTGTTAAACGACACCAACAAGTGCTCCGTGCTGCTGATATCGCACAAGATGAGTGCGGTGGAGAAAGCCAATCACATCATCGTCCTGAACAACGGgacggtggaggaggagggaggtcaCGAGGAGCTGCTGAAGAAAGGCGGGTTTTATGCTGAACTGGTGAGAAAGCTGAATCTAGGTTTTCACCGTGAAGAGGAGGGCGGGAAAGACGCACACTGA
- the LOC139913049 gene encoding uncharacterized protein LOC139913049 produces the protein MEPTGLRDVFKCITLSFAAMEDIGLLPKPTNDPPVHRPTVTEALGLHHVQPEHVHITDANRKFDLEKDGPSKKRSHSVIAEPQMIPQCPPQNPVPLGAETTHLNTAAKNGNTALEKAGPARKKSKARVAEPSKWKQNKQKQLRMEGKEYISKRKKDGESVKKQPRTIGPRCTSNACKKASNRLCNEINDEARKRVFDEFWQHMNWAQRKVYVAGLVDRDPVERSRAVGSQSRRSVSLRYHLKVDGKRKQVCKNMFLSTLGVGEWSVLNWAQKVPTKKSESNENKIEKRQAIPQCPQPNPAPSAVNNTGEITQGEQVSATDKDKSTAPEPEGLSRKKARVAKPLTWKQNRQKQLRMEGKPYISKRKKDGATVTKEERAVGLRCSSNACKRASNRFCADISEETRKELFDGFWQCMNWAQRKVYVAGLVDRDPVERTRAPWTQSRRSVSLRYHLVVDGERKQVCKKMFLSTLGIGEWSVLNWAQTAADQPEEAESNTKKRLPRKSRKASEHSILKEFLESLPKVPSYYCGTSISKLYLEPVFSNMSEVYRQYNNHCLEKQTTPLSRQVFCAVFKKMDLGLCDPKKDQGCSYNATGNLFNELWEEYCMEREAPGPHPEKVGDQ, from the exons ATGGAACCGACGGGTCTACGAGACGTTTTCAAATGTATAACATTGT CCTTTGCAGCAATGGAGGATATTGGTCTCCTTCCAAAACCTACCAATGACCCCCCTGTGCACAGACCGACAGTCACTGAGGCGTTGGGACTGCACCATGTCCAGCCAG AACACGTACACATCACTGACGCAAACAGGAAATTTGACTTGGAGAAAGATGGACCTTCCAAAAAAAGGTCCCACTCAGTTATTGCAGAGCCACAGATGATTCCCCAGTGCCCACCACAGAACCCAGTGCCTCTGGGTGCTGAGACCA cacacCTTAATACGGCTGCCAAAAATGGAAACACTGCTTTGGAGAAGGCCGGGCCTGCCAGAAAGAAATCCAAAGCCAGAGTGGCAGAGCCATCAAAGTGGAAGCAAAACAAGCAGAAACAGCTgaggatggaggggaaagaATACATAAGCAAACGGAAAAAAGATGGTGAGAGTGTGAAAAAACAACCAAGGACAATCGGACCAAGATGCACCTCGAATGCGTGCAAAAAGGCATCAAACCGGCTTTGTAATGAGATAAACGACGAAGCCAGGAAGAGAGTATTTGATGAGTTCTGGCAGCACATGAACTGGGCTCAGAGAAAAGTGTATGTGGCGGGACTAGTTGACCGTGACCCGGTGGAACGATCCCGAGCGGTAGGATCGCAGTCGAGAAGATCAGTTTCGCTTCGTTATCATCTGAAGGTGGACGGCAAAAGGAAACAAGTGTGTAAAAACATGTTCCTCTCCACTCTGGGGGTAGGAGAGTGGTCCGTGCTCAACTGGGCGCAAAAAGTGCCGACAAAAAAGAGtgaatcaaatgaaaataaaatagaaaaacgGCAGGCGATCCCACAGTGCCCACAACCGAACCCTGCTCCCTCTGCAGTCAATAATACTGGGGAAATAACCCAGGGAG AACAAGTTAGTGCCACTGACAAAGACAAAAGCACAGCTCCAGAGCCAGAAGGGCTATCCAGAAAGAAAGCGAGGGTTGCCAAGCCACTGACATGGAAGCAAAACCGACAGAAGCAACTGAGGATGGAGGGCAAACCGTACATCAGTAAACGGAAAAAAGATGGCGCGACCGTAACTAAAGAGGAGAGGGCAGTAGGACTGAGATGCTCGTCCAACGCTTGCAAAAGGGCGTCCAACCGCTTCTGTGCTGACATCAGTGAAGAAACGAGGAAGGAACTGTTTGACGGGTTCTGGCAGTGCATGAACTGGGCTCAGAGAAAGGTCTATGTGGCCGGACTGGTTGACCGCGACCCGGTGGAAAGGACCCGAGCACCGTGGACTCAGTCGAGGAGATCAGTCTCGCTGCGGTATCATTTGGTCGTCGACGGCGAGAGGAAACAAGTGTGCAAAAAGATGTTCCTCTCCACTTTAGGGATTGGAGAGTGGTCCGTACTTAACTGGGCACAAACCGCAGCGGACCAgccagaagaggcagagagcaaCACTAAGAAACGATTGCCGAGGAAGTCCCGTAAAGCTTCTGAGCATTCAATCCTGAAGGAGTTCCTGGAGAGTTTGCCGAAGGTGCCCTCGTACTACTGCGGGACGTCCATCTCCAAGCTGTACCTGGAGCCGGTGTTCTCCAACATGTCGGAGGTGTACAGGCAGTACAACAACCACTGTTTAGAGAAACAGACCACCCCGCTCTCTCGGCAGGTGTTCTGCGCCGTGTTTAAAAAGATGGATTTGGGATTGTGCGATCCCAAGAAGGATCAAGGTTGCTCTTATAATGCGACTGGGAACTTGTTCAATGAGCTTTGGGAGGAATACTGTATGGAACGGGAAGCTCCGGGGCCACATCCGGAGAAAGTTGGTGACCAATAG